A DNA window from Microcystis aeruginosa NIES-843 contains the following coding sequences:
- the petA gene encoding cytochrome f, translating to MRTFNFLSFPQVHRQALVKAVLVAIATVSLLLTSDVINPQSAQAYPFWAQQTAPETPREATGRIVCANCHLAQKPAEIEIPHSVLPDSVFEAVVKIPYDPASQQVLGDGSKGGLNVGAVLMLPDGFKIAPPDRIPEEMQEKLGGVYFQSYKEGQDNVVIVGPLPGDQYKEIVFPVLAPDPSQNKGIHFGKYAVHLGANRGRGQVYPTGEPSNNNAFKASTAGTISQISKTEAGGYEVTITSEAGPVVENIPAGPELIVSEGQAIEVGQFLTSNPNVGGFGQKDTEVVLQNPGRIKGLVLFLGGIMLCQILLVIKKKQVETVQAAEMNF from the coding sequence ATGAGAACATTCAACTTTTTAAGCTTCCCGCAAGTCCACAGACAGGCCCTAGTGAAAGCTGTCCTCGTGGCGATCGCTACCGTTTCCCTACTCCTAACCAGCGATGTCATTAACCCCCAATCTGCCCAAGCATATCCTTTTTGGGCGCAACAAACCGCCCCGGAAACCCCCAGAGAAGCAACAGGTCGGATTGTCTGCGCGAACTGCCATTTAGCCCAAAAACCCGCCGAAATTGAAATCCCCCACTCGGTATTACCCGATAGCGTCTTTGAAGCAGTAGTAAAAATCCCCTACGATCCCGCCAGTCAACAGGTGTTAGGAGACGGATCGAAGGGGGGTTTAAACGTCGGTGCAGTCTTAATGCTACCGGATGGTTTTAAAATCGCGCCCCCCGATCGCATTCCCGAAGAAATGCAGGAAAAACTCGGTGGAGTCTATTTCCAATCCTACAAAGAAGGTCAAGATAACGTGGTTATCGTCGGCCCCTTACCCGGTGATCAATACAAAGAGATCGTTTTCCCCGTCCTGGCCCCCGATCCTAGCCAAAATAAGGGTATTCACTTCGGTAAATATGCTGTGCATTTAGGGGCCAATCGCGGTCGCGGTCAAGTGTACCCCACCGGTGAACCCAGCAATAATAACGCTTTCAAAGCTTCTACCGCAGGTACAATTAGCCAGATCAGCAAAACCGAAGCCGGTGGTTATGAAGTCACCATCACTTCCGAAGCTGGCCCCGTGGTGGAAAATATTCCCGCAGGTCCTGAGTTAATCGTCTCGGAAGGTCAAGCGATCGAAGTGGGACAATTTTTAACCAGTAACCCCAATGTCGGCGGTTTTGGTCAAAAAGATACGGAAGTTGTCCTGCAAAATCCCGGCCGGATCAAAGGATTAGTTTTATTCCTCGGTGGTATTATGCTCTGCCAAATCCTCTTAGTTATTAAGAAAAAACAAGTGGAAACAGTACAAGCGGCCGAAATGAATTTCTAA
- a CDS encoding mannose-1-phosphate guanylyltransferase — translation MNQSLVPVILAGGKGERFWPLSRLARPKQFLCLDGSGRSLLQATADRLLSLGAGWENLWVITASAIADGVREQLPDLPESNLLVEPVGKDTAPAVTWATLEVIKRYGKEVAIGFFPADHYIGDQEAYINTLKAAVEVAVSQKAIVTLGIKPDYPSTGYGYIEQGENQGEFNGLPVYKVSRFTEKPDRTTAEKFLETGLFSWNSGMFIFQGQVVLEELKTHANNILQPLIDRGIAAYEDLEKKSIDYALMEKTQLAYVLPANFGWDDLGDWNALERLLEAKGKNIELANHVGLDTEGAIIYASDEEEVIVTIGLKDLVIVRDGKATLVVHKDRTQDIKQVLKQLQTDPKLEKLL, via the coding sequence ATGAATCAGTCGCTTGTTCCAGTCATTCTCGCCGGTGGTAAAGGGGAACGTTTTTGGCCTCTCAGTCGTCTAGCGCGTCCGAAACAGTTTCTCTGTCTTGATGGTAGTGGTCGCAGTCTTTTACAAGCAACGGCTGATCGTCTATTATCTTTAGGGGCAGGTTGGGAAAATCTCTGGGTAATTACCGCTAGTGCGATCGCTGATGGTGTCCGCGAACAACTGCCCGATTTACCGGAGAGTAACCTATTAGTGGAACCGGTGGGCAAGGATACGGCCCCGGCTGTGACTTGGGCCACCTTAGAAGTGATAAAACGTTATGGTAAGGAAGTGGCGATCGGTTTTTTTCCTGCCGATCATTATATTGGTGATCAAGAGGCTTATATTAACACTTTAAAAGCGGCCGTAGAAGTGGCCGTCAGCCAAAAAGCGATCGTTACTTTAGGGATTAAACCCGATTATCCCTCCACCGGTTACGGTTATATCGAACAGGGAGAAAATCAAGGCGAATTTAATGGTTTACCCGTCTATAAAGTTAGTCGTTTTACGGAAAAACCCGATCGCACCACGGCCGAAAAATTCCTAGAAACGGGACTTTTTAGCTGGAATAGCGGAATGTTTATCTTTCAGGGACAAGTGGTTTTAGAGGAGCTAAAAACCCACGCTAATAATATTTTACAGCCTCTGATCGATCGGGGCATCGCTGCCTATGAGGATTTAGAGAAAAAAAGTATCGATTATGCTTTGATGGAAAAAACCCAACTCGCTTACGTTTTACCCGCTAATTTCGGTTGGGATGATCTGGGAGATTGGAATGCTCTGGAAAGATTACTAGAAGCAAAGGGCAAAAATATTGAACTGGCAAATCATGTCGGTTTGGATACGGAGGGGGCTATTATCTATGCTAGTGATGAGGAAGAAGTGATCGTTACTATTGGTTTAAAAGATCTGGTAATTGTTCGCGACGGCAAAGCAACTCTCGTTGTCCACAAAGATCGTACCCAAGATATTAAACAAGTTCTCAAGCAATTACAAACCGATCCCAAATTGGAGAAATTGTTATAG